In Nymphaea colorata isolate Beijing-Zhang1983 chromosome 10, ASM883128v2, whole genome shotgun sequence, the genomic stretch GCCGCGTAGTCATTTATTCGTGGCCCTTTAAATGCACAGCCAATTTATCCACGCCGGTTTCTGAGTATTTGACCTGAGAACATGCACCTTCTTAAAGAAATTACTCGAGCGACTGCCTCGTACCATTTTCACCTTCCCAAGGTACTCTACTACTTTTAAGCAAGGGAGTTGCGATAATGACATATAATAATTCAAATGATAGAAATCCCTTTATCTTGAAAGTTTCTCTGGTTTATGTGCAAAAATCTATTCCTACAGTCACCGAGTGATTTCCTGTTCAGTGGGTAGGTTTAACTTTGTCGTATCAGAAGCTACATTAAACtacctagaaaaaaaaaaaaaaaccactcaTAACCTTTAAAATATGAGGATGTTGAGCCCCAACAACAGtttgctgtttttcttttttttttcttgtaaattgtgGTCGGATACTCCAAAACCGTCTTCCGATCCAAAACAAAAGGCAAATGAACAAATGATCTTTCACTAGCTCATGCCTACATCAAACTACCCATAATTTTCTGTAATTTCCTGCTTCCATTTCTGGGTCGGAAGCCGCCCTTTAACGTGAAGGATGgtaaataaaagaaatcacTACCTTCAAAACCGGGATCGTCCTTAAATTATTGTAGGGGTACCTTTGTCCTTTCTCTTTGTCTTGTCAATGTACCAAATTCCATCATTTCACTGTTCCATTCCGAGTGTTGATACTGGTGGAGATATTCCCTTTCCTCTTCGCCTGCACTGTCTGGTTCTCTATTTTATGGATCACAACTGAATCTCAAGAGCATTTTAGATGCCTTCCGAACATCAGGATGATTCTTTCCGAATACGACTTCAAAATGAACTCGACAATGAACAAATGTGCAGGATTTTTTTCCTAGTTCTGCCAATCACATATTTGTTGAGCGACGTTcgttttatattttataattttatggtTCTATTCTCTATCCTATATCACTCCCTCCTCTTTCGACGCTTGTGGGATTTATCGCAGAAGTCCAAAACCACGCCCATCCTTTCTTTTGTCCACTATCGGTTCTCCGCTTTTTAAATAACACGTTCTAGTGCTTTTACTGAGAGACGACAAGAACTTGATGATTGTCAGTGAGACTTGACTGTAGCCCCATAACTGGGTGTAAAACGCCGCGTGCCTGTTGGTGGTAGTAGTGTCAGAGGTAAATGGCATTTGGAAGCATGGCACTTTTTCTCGAGTGTCGCTTTATAAAATGTCGCCGATATTTAGGAATCCATCTTGTTTTGTTTGAGCAATGTGCTTCATCGCTTTCATTCAGATGCGATCTTGACAGGTTCACGCTCGTAGGCTTAGTAGACAAAATGAGTATCCTAAACCAACTAGTGGCTAATGGACAatgtccctttctttttctgaagTGAAATGCAGGCACGGTCTGAGCATGATTTCCTTGCCGTGACTTTCCATGTAGTTCAAACTTACCCATGATATATTTCAAACAAAGTTTGCGACCATTTGTAGACAAGTTGCTCTTAATAATCCAATTTGTGTGAAGATATTGCAAATGACAAGGCAACTGATACACGCAAGTGTATCTTTGTCATGGCACTTCTAGGCTTGTCCAGTTATTCTTGTTACCATGTCATTGTTATTTCTCAAACGGATGGAATCTTTCGAAAATTTGTGATTCAACCTGCAAGGTTTCAAGCATTTGCCGCCAAAGTTACAGGAAGGCCAGTCTGCTTTTTGGGTCTCGAGAAACTAAACCAAAATCGCTTAAAAATACCCATCAAGTTGTTGAAAGGGACCGAGGTATGGAGATGACAGCATCACGCACTTCTATAATTTTTTCGTTGAGGTGTTAGTCCAAATCCGCTTCATATTGTATGCAACCTAATTATTTGGGAGGGAGGAAAGAAATAGAGAAGGTGCCGTGAAGATGAGGTGGTTTGCTTGATTTCATTTGATATTCGTAATTCATCTGTTTGATTTTGGTTGTTCTCTGTCACCAATTCAGTATGTTGCCGGACACGGTTCTTTGCAGAAATTAGTAGAATTGGTAGAGCCTAATCAACTATACAAGTACCTTCCTTTCCGTAAGCAGGTTGGTCTAAAAACTGATTCTTCTTTACATGTTCTTCCTGTGACACAGTGGCAGAACAAGCAAAAGGAGCCGGTGCTTCTTCCTATTTTGAAGGGCGAATAACAAGAACAGCGCAGATGAAAGGCCTCTCTTTTGGTTCATTTCCTTCACTCGTCTTCCTATCTTTTCTTCTGCTTTCACCTGTGATTGCCGATTTAGCTTCCGACCAGCAAGCGCTTCTCGCCTTCTCCTCTGCGGTCCGCCATGGCCGCAAACTAAACTGGAATCAATCAACTCCAATCTGTACCTCTTGGTTAGGTGTAACTTGTGCACCTGACCGCTCCTATGTACTCAACCTCCGCCTCCCCGGCATCGGCCTCAAAGGAACGGTCCCCCCTTCTACGCTTGGGAATCTTACTGGCCTGCGTGTACTTAGCATGCGTTCGAATAGGCTTTCTGGAACGCTCCCTGCTGATCTagtttctcttccttctctccaGTATCTGTACCTCCAAAAAAACAATTTCTCCGGTGATATTCCGGTCTCACTTTCGTCGAACctaatttttcttgatttatcgTTCAACTCCTTCAGTGGGAGCATTCCTTCCTCACTGAACAATCTGACCAAGCTCACCTCGCTTTACCTTCAGAGCAATTCTCTTACTGGCCCTATTCCTGATCTCATCATCTCAACACTTAGGCACCTCAATCTCAGTGACAACAATCTCAGTGGTACAATTCCAGCATCGCTCCAAGGGTTCGGTAGTTCCTCCTTCTCAGGAAACTCATTGCTCTGCGGTTCCCCTCTTGCTCAGTGTGTTCCAAATCTCCCCTCACCTTCACCTTTCACTTCCCCTTCAACAACCGAGACTCCAAACAGAAAGCTCAGCACGGGAGCTATACTTGCCATTGTCATCGGTGGAACTTCGTTGGTTTTTCTGTTGGCAGCAATTCTAATCATATGCTGCCTCAAGAGGAGGACTGAGGGTTCTCGCGATGTTGCGTTGGCCAAGGGCAAGAAGAGCGGGGCAGACAAGCCAAAAGATGAATTTGCGACTGCAGCTCAAGAAGCGGAGAAGAATAAACTGGTGTTTTTCGAGGGTTGTTCTTATAATTTTGACCTCGAAGATCTGTTGAGAGCTTCGGCAGAAGTGTTGGGCAAGGGGAGCTATGGGACTGCTTATAAGGCAGTCTTGGAAGAAGGAACAACTGTGGTGGTGAAGCGATTGAAGGAGGTGGTGGTTGGCAAGAGGGAATTCGAGCAGCAGATGGAGATCGTAGGGAGAGTCGTCTCCCACCCGAATGTGGTGCCGTTGCGTGCATATTACTATTCCAAGGATGAGAAACTCCTGGTCTACGACTACATCCCAGCTGGAAGCCTATCTTCACATCTCCATGGTAACTGGTTTTGTTTCTCCCGCTAAATTTTTGcataattttgataaaattctTTGCATTCATTTTCTACACATTCATTTCTTGGCACGCATGGTCTGCTAATTAATACTTATCCGTTATATGCCCGCAATATCTCTGTGGTAATTCGAGGGCATGATCTCAGCCGAATTCAAATCTTATTGGAAGGATCGTGTCTGTTTATGGAAATGGCTTCCTTTGTCGATCTTAAATTGACAAATCTGTCTGATGATGTTCTTACTACTATCAAAATTTCTTATCCACAAATCACTTGTAATCTCCAGGGAACAAAGGTGTTGGACGGGCGCCCTTAGACTGGGAGGCCAGAGTAAAGATCTCACTTGCAACTGCTCGTGGAATCATGCACATTCATTCCGAAGGTGGGGAAAGATTTGCTCATGGAAACATAAAGTCGTCAAATATCTTGCTCACTGAGGACTTCAATGCATGTGTTTCCGATGCTGGTCTGGCTCCACTTATGAATGCACCTATGACTCCTGCCCGGACTGCTGGATATCGTGCACCAGAGCTGCTTGAGACGCGGAAATTTACTCAAAAAACTGACGTTTATGCCTTTGGTGTCCTCCTGTTGGAAATGCTTACCGGTAAGTCGCCGATCCAGTCCCCTGGCAACGATGAAATTGTGGATCTCCCTAGGTGGGTTCAGTCAGTCGTGCGGGAAGAGTGGACTGCTGAAGTGTTCGATGTGGAGC encodes the following:
- the LOC116262341 gene encoding probable inactive receptor kinase At5g58300, producing the protein MKGLSFGSFPSLVFLSFLLLSPVIADLASDQQALLAFSSAVRHGRKLNWNQSTPICTSWLGVTCAPDRSYVLNLRLPGIGLKGTVPPSTLGNLTGLRVLSMRSNRLSGTLPADLVSLPSLQYLYLQKNNFSGDIPVSLSSNLIFLDLSFNSFSGSIPSSLNNLTKLTSLYLQSNSLTGPIPDLIISTLRHLNLSDNNLSGTIPASLQGFGSSSFSGNSLLCGSPLAQCVPNLPSPSPFTSPSTTETPNRKLSTGAILAIVIGGTSLVFLLAAILIICCLKRRTEGSRDVALAKGKKSGADKPKDEFATAAQEAEKNKLVFFEGCSYNFDLEDLLRASAEVLGKGSYGTAYKAVLEEGTTVVVKRLKEVVVGKREFEQQMEIVGRVVSHPNVVPLRAYYYSKDEKLLVYDYIPAGSLSSHLHGNKGVGRAPLDWEARVKISLATARGIMHIHSEGGERFAHGNIKSSNILLTEDFNACVSDAGLAPLMNAPMTPARTAGYRAPELLETRKFTQKTDVYAFGVLLLEMLTGKSPIQSPGNDEIVDLPRWVQSVVREEWTAEVFDVELMRYQNIEEEMVQMLQIAMACVGKTPDLRPQMADVVKMIEEVRQPESANRPSSEDIKSKDSNSQTP